The segment ATTTCTTAGAAGATTAGATCATTCCATGATATATATATTAATAGCAGGTACTTATACACCAGTATGTTTAATTTCATTACAAGGAAAATTAAGATGGATAATGTTTATAGGAATTTGGTCTTGTGCTTTAATGGGGATAGTATTTAAAATGGTTTGGTTTAATTCACCAAGATGGTTATCTACATTATTTTATATCTTAATGGGATGGATTGCAGTATTTATAATATCACCACTTTCTAGGATAATAGATACAAAAGGTCTTATTTTAATGTTTTTAGGAGGAGTTCTTTATACATTAGGAGCAATTATTTATGCAACTAAATGGCCTAAAATAAAATCAAAAATATTTGGATTTCATGAAATTTTTCATTTGTTTGTATTAGGAGGAAGTCTTTGTCACTATTTTATGGTATTAAAATATATAATATAAATGATTTTACGCACGAGGAGTTTGGAATTTATGAAAAAATTAATATTTATAGAGGATATAAAGAATTTTATTAGTAATAATAGTTTATCCTTAATATATGTTTCATCGAAGTTAGAAACATGTAGTGTTTGTCATATGTTACTTCCAAAAATTCAAGAAAATTTAAAGGAGTATTCAAAGCTACAAATAGCCACAGTTGATGCAAGTGAAGTTGAAGAAATAGCTGGAGAATTTTCTGTTTTTTCATTACCCTTAATAATTTTCTATGTAGAAGGTA is part of the Clostridium botulinum genome and harbors:
- the trhA gene encoding PAQR family membrane homeostasis protein TrhA, producing the protein MNKFREPVSGLTHLFGVIISIIGLILLIKYQSLMPYASTLGYVAIIMFGISLILLYTASSIYHLVKASEKVIKFLRRLDHSMIYILIAGTYTPVCLISLQGKLRWIMFIGIWSCALMGIVFKMVWFNSPRWLSTLFYILMGWIAVFIISPLSRIIDTKGLILMFLGGVLYTLGAIIYATKWPKIKSKIFGFHEIFHLFVLGGSLCHYFMVLKYII
- a CDS encoding thioredoxin family protein gives rise to the protein MKKLIFIEDIKNFISNNSLSLIYVSSKLETCSVCHMLLPKIQENLKEYSKLQIATVDASEVEEIAGEFSVFSLPLIIFYVEGKEVLREGRFISMNALKEVVNRHYNLIYS